The sequence aagtacatgggggtgtaGAGTTTGGGACTGATCCTGATAATGGCAATCATGCCCAGGTTCCCCACCACGGTGACTGCATAGACGGTGAGGAAATTCAGGAACAAGGGAACCTGGAGGTCGGGATATTCTGAGAAGCCCAAGAGGGTGAATGTGGCTCCAGCACTCTGATTTCCTTCAGCAAACCACATAATTGTTGGAGAAAATCTGAGACagtgataataaaataatgacaatGATAATGATGACGGTGCATGGATATCACATTTATCATGCAGCAGACATTATTGTGTTAAAATATTGGTACCTTTGTTTTGACCACTAAATAAGACTTTGAATTTCAAAACAAGCAGTCTCATATTTTACAAAGGGAAATGGAAGCATATATGAGTGAAGACACGTGTTTGAATTAACACAGCCTGCTAGTGATGAGTTAGGTTTGAAGTTGATCATGAGTGACAGAAATTGAATTTAGTTTAGAGTTAGGGAGACATATTTCTTTAGTGTTGtagaaaaacatgtttttctcaGTTCCACCAATCTGAAGGTCTGTGATGTTTAGTGGGAGTAGCATAACAATAAGTGAAAACATAgcacttaaatttattttaaaaagcaggaggAGTATTATTTTTAGAGGCCGTAGTACTTCTATCCTTATGTTCAAACTGAAGATCATTGAAAAGGCAGAGGTCATGAGTCACCACAATAATTTTCACCTTTTGGAAAACATAAATGGacaatgaaggaaataaagctCTAACTTCAGGTTTTCCAATGATTCCAGTCTGATGGTAAATTTATTGGCTTTGTGTTCAATGCAGGAACCTGGTAAATTAATGAAGTTGTATTATAATTTGTAGTGCcctcatttttgctttctttcccatTTGACTATTTCTCATTTGTCTCACATAGTGTCACTGATGTCTCTCATTGTCTCACTGATGCTCTCAATGTagtcttttaaattctttgatcAATATCTCTTAACTTGCtatcaatatttttaatctaATAAATTTATTAGGAATATTATAGCATTCAGTGCTTATAGAATATCTGAATTACAGagtaacttaaaatatattttgctgaACTCTTTCACATTCTATACTGTttctcaagaaaatcagagaatacAGTAATAAACACAAGTGGTTACATGATCACCCTCAACACTTCTGGTGACAGGAATACTGAGTTCGATTAAAACTACAGGTGATAATCTTGCTTTGAGTCATACAATCATTATTTGTATACATTATTTTGAGAAAGCAAAAGCATCTTGTACTGGTAAGCAGTTTATAACAACAGGAGTATATTTATTtggcaaagattttaaaataagttaaccAATAACAAGCACGCATCTGAAATATTCATTATTAAAGGGACTATCAGTTCGACCCTCATAAACACAGATGCAATTTTAGTTTTGTCTGACCATGTGAAGGGAGaaataattcattatttcttGAATAGCTTTATGGTACTTTTGAGACTCAAAAAATGCATTTCCTATATGCAGAAAAGGGAATCAGTGGGAAGTGGAAAAGAGCTAGTGACAGACAGACTGGCACAATGAAAGAAGCAGGGAGTTGGAAACTTAGATTTAAATTCAGTTCCAAGCTTTGGCATTTACTGTATGGTCTTTGGTGAATCACTCAGATTTTATGAGCCTCAACTTCTCTATCAGTAATAATGACatgatcatatatattttataggtGTATAAGTATTAAGTTAGGAAATGACATTAATATAATAGCACAAAGTCTGACAGTGTGCAGTTTAAAATATATAGGTTTTCCCACTCTCATCCATTTTAATTCTTAATACTCTGAATAActggtattatttttaaacacattttattttaaacaatctaAGAAACAGATCAAGGTTCAAAGTTGGCAGCAACAATAGTGCAGGAACAATTTGTGAAGTCAAAGAGTAGCTCAACTCTTTTTCTGAACTTCCTCTTGGCCCTGTCCATGCTAATTCATCCATCACTATCCTTCAATACATTGTCTCTGTTTCccctgttttctcattattatctGACCCTTATTAATCATCCCTTTTTAATCTCATGGTCACCTAGGCTCAGCCAACTTCCCTGAGCTGCTGCTACCCTGCACTGTGAGAAaatcaatttctccttttcttggTTATTGTGGCTGTTATGACAGTTTCTGACTCTTAAAACTTTAATTTCTCCCTATTAACTAATTTATCAAATCTAAATTTCTCTGCTCAGTTTTACCTAAACCCTTATCCTAGCTATATTCTTCAAATTTCAACCTTCTTTAATCAAGTCAGTATTCTCAGAATATAATGCCTGTAATTTCCTCTTTTCTTACATACTGATGCAGCAGTTGAACAATATATAAAGCATTTCATGCAAATTACTGTCATGAGGACACTTTCCTCTTCACTTCAGTCATATTTTCCACACTCTTGACATACCTGCAGACATTACTGTCAGAAAAATGGAATTGTATATTATGgggttcattattattttatacatatgatTCTTATCTTCTTTCGACTCAATTTTGAGGCATTGAGGAATTCCCAGGCattataatattcttttaaaagatttcacTGTGACTACTCTGTGAAGCACAGTGTGGATATTCTCAAAGCAAAATCCAGGACGATACACCAGTGAAGGGGGAGGAGATCAAAGCTCAGCCTTCCGGAAAATGGACTTGGGAGACATTATCGCACAAAGACTGACAGCGTGTCCTCTGCTTTAGAGGTTTCAGAATCTCAGTGTTCcccaaaggagagaaaagaaacaagatagATGATCCCACCTGAAACCAACTCACCTGAAGATCCCATTTCTACTATTAATTGTCTCCAGGGGAGTTCCCACTCAGAATTCAAACATCATGTAAAACATTAAGGAGTTAATCAATATAGGAGGAGCCCACAAAAATTTAATGGGACTGGAATATACTTCTTTCTTAATATCCAGGAAAactcagagaaaggaagaaacagagagagagagagagagatttggaagCTGAATCTGATTCCTATGAACAAAATGTAGGGCTTATGTATgcttctgtgaccttggggaTTTAGACCCTAGAGAGTATTTCTTgagctatttatttttatatcacacATCAATAACTTAgcttgaatgtttttttttttttcatgtggcaATTTGCAAGAAGGTAGTTCCTTCTGAATCACTCTAGATGGCACCTCAAATAGTCCATTTCatgactttctttaaaaataattataaaaaaaatgcaTGAACTGAATAAGAAAACTTGATGACTACAATAAAACCCAAAGTGAAAGataaacaagcaaaaatgaaACTGTTCAGAGATATTAACtgctattatatatatttactgtgTGATTTTCCTTTCCCATTCTGTGTCTGAAGTGCATGTGTTTTGAGGTGTATAAGCAATATAACTTGGTCTCTGATTTTGTTGCTtaacttaaataaatattattgtcTTCAGAAACAGTGATGCTCTTTACTGAAACTaaattgtgttttcttctaaatataAGCAATCCACACtttcaaatttatattaatataattaaaaaatacagtgtcttaaaaatggaaaatgcatTTTGGAAACATGTTTAAAGCTCTAAAACCTCTGAGTGTCAATCAATCCATTGGTTCTACTATACTGAAATATCACACAGTTAGATCCACTGTCTtgcctggtggctcggtggtaaaaaaagaaaaaaaaatcacctgcagtgcaggagacgtaggttctaTCCCTGCTTGGAGTCAGGAATAACCCTTAGTaaagaaaatggccacccactccaatatccttgcctgggaaatctgttggacagagaagcctggtgggctgcagtccatggatacgcaaaagatttggacacaatttagcaactaaacagccacAACAAATGCTTCCCCTAGGCTCCTGACAACCTGACCAACACGTGCCAGACTCTACCAGGAAGGGATAACACACCAGAGGCTGTTTCCCACCAGGCACAGAATTATTGTACATAGTATGGTCTTGATCCAAAATCCCACAAGTCTGCATGGCTATTCTCTCACTGAGATAGGATTGAGTTCCACGAGGCATCTTCCCCCCATTGCTGACACCTCTGTACCCTGGACTAGCTTTGGAGCCAGTATCTACACCCTGGTCACCCAGAGCTAGCAACCTTGTTGGATATTAGTTTTCCATGCTGTTCAACAAACTGCCGCCAACTCCGAGGCTGAAACTAACTGCAATCACAGTTTCTGCAGCATCATAGTCGGGAGGTGCTTGTGTAACTTCACAAGATCCTGCTGAACTATTCTCAAAGTTATCTAACCCTGTACTCTTACCTGAAATGCATAAGCATTTAACTTGCTCCACATTTTCAGCAGTATTTGAATCTCTTATTCATTTTAGCTATTCTAAATGGAGTAGAGTAGTTTCTCCTTGTGGtttaggttttaattttaataagaatGTCATTGATGACTAGCTATGCttagtattttttcatgtgtttgtttgtgtgttcTGTTTTGTCAAATGTGTGCTCAGAGAGCTCATTAAAACTTTAAGTAGGTTTTCTTCTTGTATTGAGTATAAAGTCTTCCTCTGTGTGTTTTACATTGAAATCATTTATCAAATATGTTTTGCAAATACTTACTCACAATCTATGGCTTGTATTTTCACTTTATTAGTGGTGTCATTTATGCTTAAGAAACTTTAACCAAATATTTTAATGGCAATGAAGcgccttttattgttttttaaaaatccatcctTTTTCTGTTCATTCAAAAAATTATCATCCTAACTTATGAaagattttttctgttttatgctaaatatttttcagttttcatttttatgtttacatCTATGATTCATTCATCTATgattccttggaaagaaagctttgacaatcctagacagtgtattaaaaagcagataaacaccaatacagtatactaatgcatatgtatggaatttaaaaagatgaaaaccctatatgcaggacagaaaaagagacacagatgtatagaacagacttttggactctatggagaaggcgagggtgggatgatctgagagaatagcattgaaacatgtatattatcaagtgcaaaacagatcgccagcccaggttggatgcatgagacaagtgctcagggctggtgcactgggaacacccagagggatgggatagggaggcaggtgggagggggtatgaggatggggaacacatgtaaatccatggctgattcatgttaatgtatggcaaaaaccactacaatatttaaagtaattagcctccaactaataaaaataaatgaaataataataataatttaaaaaaaaaaagcacagaggcatcactttgttgacaaaggtccatatagtccaagttatggtttttccagtaatcatgtatagatgtgtgtgtgttggactgtaaagaaggctgagtgccaaattgttgctttcaaattgtggtgctggagaaaactcttgagagtcccttgaacagcaaggagatcaaaccaggtcaatcctagaggagatcaaccctgaattctcattggaaggactgaggctgaagctgaaactccaacactttggccaccagatgagaagagctgactcattggaaaagaccttggtgctgggaaatgttgagggcaggcagagaagtgggcaacagaggatgagatagttggatagcttcactgacttaatggacatgagtatgagcaaactctgtgatATAGTGAAAGACAGATTGCTGTCATGCATGCCTAAACACTGTAGTCTAAGACAGCACTTGGTCATTGTATGACTGGAATAATTGTGTTGTTGGTTGGCTAgtcatattttattgttattgtgtATTTGATTGATTAGTTCTTGGAGTCCGTGTTGCCCTCCTATCTTTAATTTTCCCAGACTTGTGTTTTGAAGAGGATGTCATAAAGAGTTTTATTCATTCTTTGTATGAAGCTTGAACTTTCTCCTTAATCATTTTTCTTATGTTGTACATGCCAACTggccaaagcagaaaaaaatagctTATTTCATCATATACCCATAAACTTTTAATACATTTGAATTCactcaaaaataatttataaatactaCAAAAAaagcagtcattttttaaaaattttggtttaCATATAGTTTACAGCTATTTTACTAAACACTGATGTATGCAAAAATCAATAATCATCAATAAAATGCTATCCTGCCATAGATATATTAACTTAAAGTGTATTTATCAAAAGATTTGAATCATCAATTACACTGCAAGAATGGAACAATCTGTAGCATAggacatcaatttttttttcagaaataaaataatgactttaaaaatattatgtggaGTGACAAAGCGGTTTTGTGAAAAGTAATCTTGTGAatgtattttttacttctttgttccTCAAGCTGTAGATCAAGGGGTTCAGCATAGGAATCACTACTGTGTAGAACACAGAAGTCACTTTGACTGTGAGCCAAGAAGTTTTGGGGTTAGGAatgcagaaaaggaaaaggatggTTCCATGGAAGATGCTGATGGCTGTCAGGTGGGAAGCACAGGTAGAGAAGGTTTTCCAGCGCCCACTTGCAGAAGGCATCCCCGTAACagtgataaaaatgaatatataggaCATCAGAATAATCACCAGGCTGCTCGCCTCATTGAATATGGCAATAATAGAACATAACATCTGACTGATATAGGGATCTGAGCAGGAGACGGAAACAATTACAGAGTGGTCacagataaaattatttatgGTGCTAGACTTGCAATAGGATAACGCGAGAAGAAAGCACGTGAGTGTCATGGAGCACGTTACACCCCAGGAGTAAGAGCCAGCCACCAAGAGAGCACAGAGCTTCGGGGACATCGCAGCGGCATAGAGCAAGGGGCTGCAGACTGCCAcgaagcggtcataggccatcgcTGCCAACATGAACGTTTCTGCTACGCCAAATAGGCAAGCGAAACAGAATTGCGCAATGCAACCAGAGAAAGAGACGGTTCTGTCCTGCACAATCAAAGTCTCCAACAGTTTGGGTGTAACCACAGTAGAAAAACAGAAATCGACAAAGGACAAGTGACCAAGGAAAAAGTACATGACCGTGTGGAGTTTTGAATTGACCTTGATAATTATGATCATGCCTAAATTCCCCACAACAGTGACTGTGTAGATAgacaagaaaacaatgaaaagtgGGACCTGGAGTTCTGGATATTCTGAAAAACCCAGGAGAATAAATGTGGGTGTGATACTCTGATTTCCTTCTGATAGCAGCATGATTCCTGTTGAACAAAGGGCCAAACATTATTcctgaaaaatagaaatgaagagaaaagagaaacagagaaggcaGAAGATTCATGTTTCTGTGGAGTTGGTATATATTCTCCAGGTATGGGCCTCAAACCACCATCAGCAGGGACACCTAAGGCTATGTTAGGGATGCAAATTCTCAAGTCCCGTCTCCAACGTCCTGAATCAAAAACTCTGGAATGGAGCCCACAatttgtgatttatccagccctccaggtgatttAAGATGCATGATAAATTATGAGAACCACTAAAATACAGACTATTCATCCTATCGTTTAAAATTTAGCCCTTAGTTAGTATTTCTAATATacaactaaaatataaatttggaaCACAAGAGAAATTGTAAATCACAAGATTTTGAGATGGCAAAAAGAAGCAGAGTACTTTTTTATGGTTCTAACAATTACACTAAGGATCAAGGATATCACATGATGTGTAAAAGGAGACATATAAATCTTAGTATAATTTTCTTCTTATTCTAGTCATATTAAAGAATTAAGCAACCATAAAGTTTGTGAATTGGCATAAATCTTAAGTTGTAACTAGTTTATGCCTTCCATCTTGTGCTTAAATTAATTATAGAATCTTATTCTTGAAATAATCATGTACCTTCCATAAGAAACTTCATTAAGATTATACTGCCTCCTGCGATAATTTTTGGGTTTTTATATTGACATTTTGCTTAACATTGATTCAGTCATTAATTGAATCTAATTAACTTATATTAATTATTTGTAAATGTGATTTTAGATaatctattttaatatataaagctTCCACAGTgacttaatggtaaagaatccaccttcaatgtaggagacacaggttcaattcctgggtggggaagattccctggagaagaaaatggcaacccaccccagtattgctGCAGGCCTCCCCGATGCCTGAgtcagtaaataatccacctgcaatgcaggagacctgagttcaatccctaagtcaggaagataccctggagaaggagatggcaacccactccagtatgacttagcagctaaaccttTTTGATATATATCTAAAATAAGTGTATAAATGAGTGTTAGTTAGTTGCTGtctcgtgtctgattctttgaaaaacaacggactgtagcccaccaggtttctctgtacatgtgattctccaggtaagaatactggagtggatttccattcccttctccaggggatcttcccaactcagagatcaaacccaggtctactgcagacagattctttacagtctcagCCaccaatatataattaaatatatcacATAAAATACATATGATGTTATGAGAAACAAAAGGatataacatatttataaattatatataattaattattatatatGCCAACAATAATTTTATACAAAATGCATTCAAGATGCAATGAAAAGTACAAATTTTCTCTACCAATGAGTAAACCTCTGTTATGAGGCAAACTTGGAGAAGATGGGGAAGCAAGAGCTGCAATGCCTTAAAATGAATGGCCCCAAGATACAAACATAAAACTTCAGTAAAATTAGATGGATTGTCTGTTTCATCTTAGTTTTGTCCAGATCAAGTGTCAGGCTACAGACTCAGCTCCATGAAGGCCTACTTGATATCCACTACAAACAACCCTAGACATAAATAATATGTCATCAGAATATTTTTTCCAATAGCAAGAGGGACTTGGCAGATACACTGTAAATATCCGTTATTATTCAGACTATTTTAATAAATGGCTTTccttcaacatttgaaaatattagcAACCCCCCAGTATATTAGGAAGACTGGAACCACTGTTTCAGTTTACTGATGCAATACTCACAGCAATAACGAAACAGACTGAAAACTTGATTTAGTGTTCAACCTTAGCAATTTCAAATGATTTTGGAGAAAATCAGTGGATTAATGATAGGTTTGTACTCAAATTGGAACTGGGCTTATAGAATTACagaattctgtgtatttttgcaatTTCCCTATTGCTCATTGCTGCCAGTTTCAGTAATACAAATCTTAATTGTCAAAACCACTTCATGCCATATTAGTGC comes from Cervus elaphus chromosome 1, mCerEla1.1, whole genome shotgun sequence and encodes:
- the LOC122702957 gene encoding olfactory receptor 5D13-like, whose product is MLLSEGNQSITPTFILLGFSEYPELQVPLFIVFLSIYTVTVVGNLGMIIIIKVNSKLHTVMYFFLGHLSFVDFCFSTVVTPKLLETLIVQDRTVSFSGCIAQFCFACLFGVAETFMLAAMAYDRFVAVCSPLLYAAAMSPKLCALLVAGSYSWGVTCSMTLTCFLLALSYCKSSTINNFICDHSVIVSVSCSDPYISQMLCSIIAIFNEASSLVIILMSYIFIFITVTGMPSASGRWKTFSTCASHLTAISIFHGTILFLFCIPNPKTSWLTVKVTSVFYTVVIPMLNPLIYSLRNKEVKNTFTRLLFTKPLCHST